One genomic region from Antedon mediterranea chromosome 3, ecAntMedi1.1, whole genome shotgun sequence encodes:
- the LOC140043988 gene encoding uncharacterized protein yields MDLRHGLLELAADRKKIKAFEIWCWRRLLRISWKEHKSNKFVNNQIGSRVNLCQKVDKIKLQYFGHIARREGDNLEKIIAQGHVEGKRKRGRQKIRWTDGIREITGLDVCTASRYAQDRDGWNVIISRSTKGQS; encoded by the coding sequence ATGGATCTGAGACATGGGCTCTTGGAGCTAGCTGCAGATAGAAAGAAGATCAAAGCTTTTGAAATTTGGTGTTGGAGGAGATTGTTAAGGATATCGTGGAAGGAGCATAAGTcaaataaatttgttaacaaCCAGATTGGAAGCAGAGTCAACCTATGCCAGAAGGTTGATAAGATCAAACTTCAGTACTTTGGTCACATTGCCAGGAGAGAAGGTGACAACCTGGAAAAGATAATTGCACAAGGTCATGTAGAAGGCAAGCGAAAACGTGGTAGACAGAAGATAAGATGGACTGATGGTATTAGAGAGATCACAGGATTGGATGTGTGCACAGCTTCTCGCTATGCTCAGGATAGAGATGGGTGGAATGTCATCATAAGCAGGAGCACAAAGGGTCAGTCATGA